GATTCTTCAGATGTTCTCCTCTCGTACTCAGACCTGCTTTTTATAATGACGGAAATTACTGGTCAACAAATAAAGAAGTAGACAACTATAATGACTATCTGGAAGGATATTCAGCACTGGAATATCTTCCAAGGTTTACAGATTTTGAATCCAAAACAGAAAATGCATATGTCAATTTTACAAATAATGCAACACATGACGGGCTCATTCTGAATGCTTCAGATAACTATCGTCCTACAACAAAAATATCAGAAGAAGACAATAAAAACTCTGCATATCCAAAAGACCGGGGATATCATTCTTTTGCAGGCGCAATGTACCGTGTAGGCGAATGGCTTGATTACCTGAAGGAAAACGGCTGCTATGACAATACAAGAATAGTTATTGTAGCTGATCACGGAGCAGACCGATTTGAGGCAGGTTACAAATGGGATGATAAATTTGCAAAAATAGGTCCTGGAAGATACCATCCTCTGCTTATGTTTAAGGATTTTAACGCAAAAGGAGATCCTGTTTACAACACGGAAGATTTTATGACAAATGCAGATACCCCTGTCCTTCTTCTTGAAGGACTTGTTGATAAACCTGAAAATCCATTTACGGGAAAGATAATTGATTCTTCTGCAAAAGAAAAAGGTGCATTAGTATGCCTCAGCAATATTTTTATGCCTCATCACACAAGAAGCAGTTATATTTTTACAGCTTCGAAAAATGAATGGTACCGTGTAAAAGAAAATATCTTTGACAGCTGTAACTGGACACAGGAGGAATTCTAATGCTCTTTAATAATTTCTTATATATAGATCCAGGAACAGGAAGTATGCTCTTTTCTGTTTTCATCGGTGCAGCAGCAACTCTTTTCTTTCTTGCTAAAGCAGCATTTCTTAAAATACAGCTTTTATTCGCCGGAAAATCAACAAGAGAAGCCCTGAATGCAAAAAGGCAAAAATATGTAATTTATAACGAAGGAAAGCAATACTGGAATGTTTTTAAGCCGGTACTCGATGCTTTTGAAAAAAAAGAAACAAATGTAACTTACTTTACTTCTTACAACGAAGATCCTGTTTTTTCTTCTGACTATAAATATGTAAAGGCTGAATATATCGGAGAAGGGAACAAAGCTTTTGCAAGACTTAACCTGCTGAGTGCAGATGTTGTACTTATGACAACTCCAGGCCTTGATGTATATCAGATGAAAAGAAGCAAGAATGTTAAGCATTACGCTCACCTTAGGCATGGTTCCGGTGATGCAACCATGTACCGTCTCTTTGGAATCGATTACTTTGATTCAGTTCTTCTTACAGGAGATTATCAGAAAGATGATATCCGCTATCTCGAAAAATCAAGAGGCGTTAAAGAAAAAGAACTTCTTTCTGTAGGCTGTACTTATCTTGATGAACTCAAACTAAAAATGGAAGCAATTCCGGAAGAAAAGGATCACAAGTTTACAGTTCTCCTCTGTCCTTCATGGGGACCAAGTGCAATTCTTTCAAAATATGGAGAAAAACTTCTTGATCCACTTTTAGCAACAGGCTGGCATATAATCGTTCGACCTCATCCTCAGTCTAAAAAATCAGAAGCAGAAATGCTTGAACGCCTTCAGAAAAAATATGAAGCATCTGAAAATATCGAATGGAACTTTGACAGGGACAACATCTATGCTCTTAAACGTG
Above is a window of Treponema rectale DNA encoding:
- a CDS encoding CDP-glycerol glycerophosphotransferase family protein, producing MLFNNFLYIDPGTGSMLFSVFIGAAATLFFLAKAAFLKIQLLFAGKSTREALNAKRQKYVIYNEGKQYWNVFKPVLDAFEKKETNVTYFTSYNEDPVFSSDYKYVKAEYIGEGNKAFARLNLLSADVVLMTTPGLDVYQMKRSKNVKHYAHLRHGSGDATMYRLFGIDYFDSVLLTGDYQKDDIRYLEKSRGVKEKELLSVGCTYLDELKLKMEAIPEEKDHKFTVLLCPSWGPSAILSKYGEKLLDPLLATGWHIIVRPHPQSKKSEAEMLERLQKKYEASENIEWNFDRDNIYALKRADIMISDFSSVIYDYTFLCDKPVMYVNADLDLRIYDASEVYNEDGSEKRIWQFTTLEKIGIELKEEQFSNIKDVIQNASDSPELAKARAEAKAQAWMHIGEAGERTAQFMIDKSKEFDSNSTEAK